A region of the Anaerolineales bacterium genome:
CAGCCCGACGGATTGACATCCCGCAAGTTCTGGAGGCGCGCACGCATGGACGCCCTGATCGTCGCTGGCGGAACACCTGCCCCCACCGATCCGCTGTATCCGGACTGCCGCGGCCGGCCCAAGAGCCTGCTCGACGTCGGCGGGCGGCCGATGGTTCAGTGGGTGCTGGATGCGGTCGCCGGGTCCGCTAGGATCGACAGGATCCTTGTGGTGGGGTTGGGCAAAGAGGACGGACTGCAGTCCAGCAAACCCCTGCTCTACCTGGCCGAGCAGGGCAGCCTGATCGGCAATCTCCGAGCCGGGATGGCGTACGCCAGCAGTCACGATCCCTCCGCGGATCACCTGCTGATGGCGACCTCCGACATTCCCTTGATCACCTCCGAGATGGTCGGCTTCCGCGCCGACCAGATCCAACAGGCGGGGGCGGACCTGGACTACTGCGCCATTGAGCGCAGCATCATGCAGGCCCGCTTCCCTGACTCGCGTCGCTCGTACATTCATCTGAAGGATATCGAGGCCTGTGGCGGAGATATCCACGGGGTTCGCCTGGCCTTGAACTGGGATGATGCCCTGTGGGATCGGCTGATTGCCGCCCGCAAGAACGCCCTCAAGCAGGCCTACTTGCTCGGGCTGGACACGGCCTTGATGTTGCTCCTCAGGCAGGCGAGCGTTCCGTGGGCGGAGGAGAAGATCAGCCGACGTCTACACCTGCGTGCGCGGGTCCAGGTGTGCCCTTATGCCGAAGTCGGGATGGATGTCGACAAGCCATTCCAGCTGCAGATCGTGCGCCGGGAGATCCAGGCGCTGACCCGGTGAAGGCTGGATGAAGGTTGGCTCGTTGCTCGTTGCCGACACCCAGCGGTCTGAGGCTCTGCGTATCCCCGCCAATGCCCGCGGGCGGCGCCGCCTGGCCGCGATCCTGGCCCATTCGGGCGACTCCTGGTTCTGGCTGCTCGGCCTGGCTCTGACCTGGCTGCTCGGTGACTCTCCTACCCGTACCTGGGCGATTGCGGTGGCAGCCGCCATCGGGGTGCTGGCGATCGTCGTGCTGGGACTGAAGAAGCTCGTCCGCCGACCTCGACCCGAGGGGGACTGGGGGCAGATCTACCGGGCAACCGACCCGCACTCCTTCCCGAGCGGGCATGCAGCTCGCGCCTTCCTGCTGGCGGTGCTCGCCACAGGCTGGGGGCCGGTCTGGCTGGCGCCGATCCT
Encoded here:
- a CDS encoding NTP transferase domain-containing protein translates to MDALIVAGGTPAPTDPLYPDCRGRPKSLLDVGGRPMVQWVLDAVAGSARIDRILVVGLGKEDGLQSSKPLLYLAEQGSLIGNLRAGMAYASSHDPSADHLLMATSDIPLITSEMVGFRADQIQQAGADLDYCAIERSIMQARFPDSRRSYIHLKDIEACGGDIHGVRLALNWDDALWDRLIAARKNALKQAYLLGLDTALMLLLRQASVPWAEEKISRRLHLRARVQVCPYAEVGMDVDKPFQLQIVRREIQALTR
- a CDS encoding phosphatase PAP2 family protein, which codes for MKVGSLLVADTQRSEALRIPANARGRRRLAAILAHSGDSWFWLLGLALTWLLGDSPTRTWAIAVAAAIGVLAIVVLGLKKLVRRPRPEGDWGQIYRATDPHSFPSGHAARAFLLAVLATGWGPVWLAPILWIWAPLVCLARVALGVHFLSDVAVGAVIGIVVGLAMIVLAPI